One genomic window of Plasmodium coatneyi strain Hackeri chromosome 12, complete sequence includes the following:
- a CDS encoding Putative N6-DNA-methyltransferase, with the protein MTSSPEVKINFDHIYNNEGVRKDVYLPSSDTFTFLEALEEDVQTISPTAHVALEMGTGSGYLILSLYELLLRRKKTLDLLYCLDINEKACKCVRNVTWDNKISNVEIINTNLFSNLRKCKQFDLVLFNPPYVETEQDEMGKTDIVASYAGGKYGREIILKFLSSVYDYVSDKGVIYLLMEKNNRPNEILEDAKISSRFNYTELKKKKTLNETIFIYKLSKKGS; encoded by the exons ATGACATCTTCCCCGGaggtgaaaataaattttgaCCACATTTATAACAACGAGGGGGTCAGGAAGGATGTGTATCTGCCAAGCAGTGATACGTTTACTTTTCTTGAGGCTTTAGAGGAAGATGTTCAGACCATTTCACCAACTGCTCACGTAGCTCTAGAAATGGG AACAGGAAGCGGCTACCTCATTTTGTCCCTGTACGAGCTGCTgctaagaaggaagaagaccCTTGATCTCCTGTACTGCCTTGACATTAACGAGAAGGCCTGTAAATGCGTAAGAAATGTAACATGGGACAATAAAATTTCAAACGTTGAAATAATTAACACCAATCTGTTTAGCAATTTAAGGAAGTGCAAACAATTCGATCTGGTCCTATTTAACCCCCCATATGTTGAAACAGAACAGGACGAAATGGGCAAAACAGATATTGTTGCATCCTACgcagggggaaaatatggaagagaaattattttaaaatttctctCAAGCGTATATGACTATGTCAGTGATAAGGGAGTTATATACCTTCTCATGGAAAAGAATAACAGGCCAAACGAAATATTGGAAGATGCGAAAATATCCAGTAGGTTCAATTACACTGaactgaaaaagaaaaaaacactaAATGaaaccatttttatttacaaaCTTAGCAAAAAAGGTTCCTAA
- a CDS encoding Deoxyhypusine hydroxylase, translating to MTASIQHRGSRLIQYEDSSNKEFIRKYLVETRNEFIEKQMRALYECREIYKDDIDEVINILTYALENNDSVLLRHEVAYVIGQISNEKCNDILIKLLNDTEENLMVRHEAAEGLAAIGSDSNIEVIKKFLNDEKVEVRETCELALSSLLEKNKYAVCSCSNKDSIKEAIKNKRNDEFVSKKFNTIDPVVFTSNDNAKSVDALIEDLNNETIPLKLRYEALFKLRDMETDMSIKALGEVLIKDKKSAIFRHEVAFVLGQALHLNSLKYLISSLQNVQEHEMVRHEVALALGSLGSLNINSQEYKNVQSEIISSLKRFSKDACRVVAESCLVGLDYIAENLNMAIEIN from the coding sequence ATGACAGCAAGCATTCAGCACAGAGGAAGTCGCCTAATCCAGTATGAAGACAGCAGCAATAAAGAGTTCATCAGGAAATACCTAGTAGAAACAAGAAATGAATTTATAGAAAAACAAATGAGGGCATTGTATGAATGTAGAGAAATATACAAAGATGATATAGACGAAGtgataaatattttaacgTACGCATTAGAAAATAACGACAGCGTCTTGTTAAGGCATGAAGTAGCATATGTTATAGGGCAAATAAGTAATGAGAAATGCAATGACATTTTAATAAAGCTACTAAACGATacggaagaaaatttaatggTTCGACATGAAGCTGCTGAAGGGTTAGCTGCAATAGGAAGTGATTCAAATATTGAAGttataaaaaagtttttaaatGATGAGAAGGTAGAAGTTCGAGAGACGTGTGAATTGGCTCTCAGTTCACTGTTAGAAAAGAATAAGTATGCTGTCTGTTCATGTAGTAATAAGGATAGCATAAAAGaagcaataaaaaataaacgaaatGACGAATTCGTTTCCAAGAAATTCAACACCATAGATCCGGTTGTATTTACATCAAATGATAATGCCAAAAGTGTGGATGCACTTATTGAAGACTTAAATAATGAAACGATTCCGTTAAAATTAAGATATGAGGCTTTATTTAAATTAAGAGATATGGAAACTGATATGTCCATAAAGGCCTTAGGAGAAGTATTGATAAAAGATAAAAAGTCCGCAATTTTTCGACATGAAGTTGCTTTTGTGTTAGGCCAAGCATTACATTTAAATTCCTTGAAATATTTAATTTCTTCTCTGCAAAATGTGCAGGAACATGAAATGGTTAGACATGAGGTTGCCCTTGCGCTGGGCTCTCTTGGAAgtttaaatataaattcgcaagaatataaaaatgttcagAGCGAAATTATAAGTTCTTTGAAAAGGTTTTCAAAGGATGCCTGTAGAGTTGTAGCTGAGAGTTGCCTAGTTGGACTGGATTACATAGCCGAGAATTTAAACATGGCAATAGAAATAAATTGA
- a CDS encoding putative membrane protein, with translation MLSFVKSVGRGFARSYTWCKSASFRRFFSEDYFWTKANVGPFFIVLLTTPYWLGGIKNIYWTLRYEQLNKQEILSDRFTWLYERMLEDEVHKTLLQKLPSYNFKNNGPENMLGPSQI, from the exons ATGCTATCATTCGTGAAAAGCGTTGGCAGAGGTTTCGCGCGTAGCTACACCTGGTGTAAAAG TGCAAGTTTTCGAAGATTTTTCAGCGAAGACTATTTTTGGACGAAAGCAAATGTCGGCCCATTCTTCATTGTCCTTCTAACTACGCCCTATTGGTTGGGAGGCATAAAG AATATTTATTGGACGCTGCGCTACGAGCAATTAAACAAACAGGAAATACTTTCTGACCGATTCACCTGGTTGTACGAAAGGATGTTAGAAGACGAAGTACATAAGACCCTCTTGCAGAAGCTACCCTCCTAcaactttaaaaataatggcCCAGAAAATATGTTAGGCCCAAGCCAAATATGA
- a CDS encoding Synaptobrevin-like protein, whose protein sequence is MSIIYGLVARDKTVLAEYTEFGGNFSNISRLLLEIIPPHSARKSYIYDDYVFHQLMKNGITFMAMTDKELGFLTPYAFLEEISKVFFKHFNYTSDFIALSLDEEFKPVLRENMRIFNNYESNDVHNIKNKISNIQNIIIENIEKILERREKIDILVNKSEKLYQENISFRRQAMRLNFFMWMEDNRFLIYFISSIAIFIFLIWSFYNV, encoded by the exons ATGTCTATAATTTATGGTTTAGTAGCAAGAG ACAAAACAGTACTGGCAGAATACACCGAATTCGGAGGCAATTTTTCCAACATAAGCAGACTGCTTCTGGAGATTATCCCCCCCCATTCCGCGAGGAAATCATATATCTACGATGA CTACGTTTTTCACCAGCTCATGAAAAATGGCATCACGTTCATGGCCATGACGGACAAGGAACTGGGCTTCCTAACGCCCTACGCTTTTCTAGAAGAAATATCGAAAGT TTTCTTTAAGCACTTTAACTACACGTCTGATTTTATTGCCCTATCGCTGGATGAGGAGTTTAAGCCAGTTTTGAGAGAAAACATG AGAATCTTCAACAACTACGAATCGAACGATGTGcataacataaaaaataaaattagcAACATACAAAATATCATCATCGAAAATATCGAAAAGATACTGgagaggagagaaaaaatagacatACTCGTTAACAAGAGTGAGAAATTATATCAGGAAAATATAAGCTTTAGACGCCAAGCCATGAggctaaatttttttatgtggaTGGAAGATAATAGATTTCTTATTTACTTCATTTCGTCCatagctatttttatttttctcatttggtCCTTCTATAACGTGTAA
- a CDS encoding 40S ribosomal protein S7-like protein: protein MASVKAKVLKNNPSDLEKEIAQCLIDIELSSSSDIKNDAKEIKILSCDLIEVDKIKKKTILIYIPYKIYTTYVRKIQRKLINELEKKTKKYVVLVAKRTILKAKQKTKSFKIIPRSRTLTSVYDSILEDIVAPSEIVGKRISMKADGKRLFKIMLDSKERQRDNIEEKLISFAAVYKKITKRDTVFTLPPTNEK from the exons ATGGCTTCTGTTAAGGCGAAAGTTCTAAAAAACAATCCCAGCGActtagaaaaagaaatagcgCAATGCCTGATTGACATTGAGTTATCAAGCTCCTCGGACATAAAGAATGACGCAAAAGAAATTAAGATATTATCATGTGATTTGATAGAAGttgataaaattaaaaaaaaaacgattctAATTTACATTCCATATAAGATTTATACAACTTATGTAAGGAAAATACAAAGGAAGCTTATCAACGAATtggagaagaaaacgaaaaagtaTGTTGTGTTGGTAGCTAAGAGGACCATACTAAAGGCGAAGCAGAAAACCAAGTCCTTTAAAATAATTCCAAGGTCGAGAACTCTGACTAGTGTATATGACTCCATTTTAGAGGACATCGTAGCTCCCAGCGAAATAGTTGGAAAGAG AATAAGCATGAAAGCTGACGGAAAGAGACTATTCAAAATAATGCTCGACTCCAAGGAAAGGCAAAGAGATAACATCGAGGAGAAGCTCATTAGCTTCGCAGctgtgtacaaaaaaatcacaaaaagAGACACGGTGTTTACTCTGCCACCAACCaacgaaaaatga